One stretch of Narcine bancroftii isolate sNarBan1 chromosome 8, sNarBan1.hap1, whole genome shotgun sequence DNA includes these proteins:
- the mospd1 gene encoding motile sperm domain-containing protein 1 produces MQQHRHQPELVEGNLPVFVFPTELVFDAEDQSTHKQVLTLYNPYEFALKFKVLCTAPNKYVVVDAAGAVKPQCCVDIVIRHRDVRPCHYGVIDKFRLQVSEQSQRKALGKKEVISILLPSTKEQERKEEEDKHIKEHLAEAVFFEQTSFQQESRAVSSGPSLLTVFLGIICIAALMLPTIGEAESLVPVYLHLSINQKLVAAYVLGLVTMVILRT; encoded by the exons ATGCAGCAACACAGGCACCAGCCAGAACTAGTGGAAGGAAATCTTCCAGTCTTTGTATTCCCAACAGAACTGGTATTTGATGCAGAAGATCAGTCAACACACAAACAGGTGTTGACACTTTATAATCCTTATGAGTTTGCATTAAAATTTAAAG TTCTGTGCACTGCCCCAAACAAATATGTTGTTGTTGATGCTGCAGGTGCAGTGAAGCCTCAGTGCTGCGTTGACAT TGTTATTCGCCATAGAGATGTGCGGCCTTGTCACTATGGTGTCATAGACAAATTCCGACTTCAAGTTTCTGAGCAAAGCCAGCGGAAAGCACTGGGTAAAAAGGAAGTGATTTCCATTCTCCTTCCATCTACAAAAGAGCAGGAGCGAAAGGAGGAGGAAGACAAACACATTAAGGAGCATTTGGCTGAGGCAGTATTTTTTGAACAGACTTCATTCCAGCAGG AATCCAGAGCTGTCTCTTCGGGACCCAGTTTACTTACTGTGTTCCTGGGAATCATCTGCATTGCAGCATTAATGTTACCAACAATTGGAGAAGCAGAATCCCTCGTGCCAGTCTACCTCCATTTGAGTATCAATCAGAAGTTAGTTGCTGCTTATGTTTTGG GGCTTGTGACCATGGTAATCCTGCGAACATGA